A segment of the Corythoichthys intestinalis isolate RoL2023-P3 chromosome 16, ASM3026506v1, whole genome shotgun sequence genome:
aaagtttaaaaataggccattcattgaaggtgcgccttatactctgatgtaggcatgtgccggtatgagattttgacggtacgaaaaccttgaggaaaaatactgcaatttcacggtattgcagttatagctccaaaatgttttattttgagatgtatgggttaaaaaaacaactacttTTTTtctgagattttttttcagaacatatttgcaaattggaacatgaatataatgttaaaataaataaacaaaaaaaatttcaaatcaatagaacttatagactacccacagctcaggttgctcaagattagagcaagaacaaaaataattgctattaaaaaagtaaaaacacttttaaATAAGTTATTAAGTTAAAAGtgttatttaaaatgtaaatattgttgtgtaaaGGTTATGTCTAAAAACATtgcgagtgagacctctccttgtccAGCGAATGTGCATTTGTGCTTAaagcaagatcatctgtcgcaattagcgattctgttatcccttttccttcattcaagcttgtttatCAGTGGCCGTGAGATTTATAACCTCAACGAGGTTTCTCTCGCAGCTAAAACTAGGCTAAAATTTGTCTTTaagtttttagttagtttgtattttgaatttgaaaggaaaatgtgttttgtttttggcaaactttttcaTGGCTTTCATGGATATAACTTCCTCACATTCTTATGTGTTCGTGctattgaagctactcacacatgtaaaaatactattgtacaaagttttaaatgtattcgttttgtttatttcagttaccatgatttgagacgtccataaattcaagaaaagtacgccttgtgtttggagtgtttctgtttttggttcgctggctgtatagcagaatagcgtcactgcacacacacagcaacaaccagagagggaagggtgagcgctgccgctccaagaCACTTCTGGCAGCATTTTGGGGAAAGGTTTAATAGAGAATACTGTACTACGGTATGATGGAaatttttagtggttttgaaaccgtgacgttttcataccacggtacacCTTGAaatcggtaaccggcacatgcctactctgaTGCACCTTGTCTTTGATGACcgcttttttattttgcagtTGAATGATACACCTTAACGCTACTGTGCACCGAAAAGGCCGTTGAACTACAAGAAATTGGACAAAAGCGAAAAACAAATTTCACAGATCAACCAAGTCAGTGCAACAAATATTTGCAACTCCGACACTCTTACTGTATAAGGATTAATCAatgctttggggaaaaaaattgcagtGAGGCCAGGGCAACAGCAAAGTAGAGAGTGGATATTAGAGAGCCTGCTGACAATGTCCCCATTCAAAATGCTCTGTAACTCTTTGCTTTTTAGTTGCATGTAAAAATATTTGCGTGGCTAAAAAGCAAAGCATtataaaatgtacacaattcACTGATTTATTTTGTCCCTCAGTGTGAGCCTTGTTTAAGATGATGTAGTGTGTTTAAGTGGAAAGTGGTTGTACCTCATCAGCAGGCAGGGTGGCTATAAGCAGATCTGGGATTGAGTCTCCCTGGAGATCTGGGACTAACACCGCCTGGGATTCAATGTTCCTCAGTAGCACGGACCACAAATTCTCCCCTGCAAAGTCAAAAGAAAATTATGTGACCTTGGAAAAAAGTAGTGATAGCGaaagaaatttgacaaaaagatTGTACTTATCTCACCTGTGGTGCCATTAACAGCCATAATGGTAGACTTCCCAATGAGGAGACACACGGGTAATGGTTTAGTGCTAATCTTTAGTCCACACTGGATGTACATGACTGGTTCCCACATGACTTTCCTCCATAGCAGCTGCCCACTAGCACCACACAGGACCACGGCACTGTAAACTGGAAGAAAGACAGGGAAGGTCATAAGAGCAGACGGGACATGTAAAGACATCAGAAGGGTTCCGgtttcattttacttttgtttccttgtgttGGATGTGTGTCATTGGTCAACTCGGAGACACTGAGAAGCACATCATTCACTGAATCACCGTTAACATCCCATAATGCCAGTGCCGGTGGAGTTACACCTAGATGGAGGGGAAAAACAAACTCCATATAGCCCTTACATACATATCAAGTAATTAGAGCCACAATTATCGTCTTAGGAAaccggctgaaaaaaaaaaatatatcactagtggcatttgaaaatcccatatcggtcgacctctacaaccaatgttttgttttgtttggagctGAATTAATATTTCCTTATCTGAAACTTGATTGGCATACATTGTGAATAGACGTATTTAAAAAAGATAATCGTGCCGCATTTTTATTGGCAATTTTGGAGAGGGGAACCGGTAATTAAACAATTTGTTTATACATGAAGTTGTAGTTTGCTTTGGTTTCAGAGCCGTACTGCATCAAAATGAAAGTTGTTCCTACATTTTTGTATTATTCATGTAACTAAGAGACAAAAAcaatgataaaatgtaaaaaatatactaTTCAATATTCATGATGACATATGCTGTGTCAACACCTAAATCTGCGATTTTGACATGTACCAGAACAAATTTTGTAAAGTTTTTTAAGCCATTACATGCATAGTCGGGTATCTGTTACCTCCTGCATCCCCTAGTGCTCTCTCCCATTGCAGCCTCTTTGCCAGTGCTCCCTTCTGACAGGGAATGAGGAAAGCACAAAGCAGCACGAGAAGCATGGCGCAGACCAGAGGCAGCAGAAAAAAGGATGCCCGCACAGTATTCTTCCTCCTCATCCTCTTCTCTTCCTCATCAGTCCCATGAACCCTCAATCCGGATCcccccagctgctccctgtcatCCCTCGATGGGCTCCAGTACTGCCCGCCTTTCACATCGTCTCTATCCTGCTGTGATTTGCTGGTAAGCCGTTCTCGCCAATCGTCCTCGTCTTCCTGCGCCTCGTCTCCAGCAGCCACGAGTCGGCCGGATCGACCTCCCCGCAGCTTTGCGGAACCGCCGCTGTGGAATGCATCCCGGGACAGACCGTTTCGGGGGTAGTTGAGGACGAGGTCATCCTCTTCGCTTTCGTCCTCGCTGTCTGCTTGGGTGAGGGGGTCGTACTCACCCAGCTCTGAGCCCTTTTTCCCtaaataaaaacacacaaacaagctTGCAATAGTAGCTTGAATTTAAGTTTTTGATAACTCCAACTCATGTCAAATTATCTTGTAAATATGGCACATACAAATGTGGTAAAGTATATTTACTAGAATCGTAGAGATTTAAACGAGTCACCTGACAACCAACATATTGagtactaggagtgggaacctcttggtacctcacgataggatacactttgcgatacaaagctcacgataacgatgatctgacaatatgcCGATACAACAACTATCAATacactggtcaggaaatcattctaggatattctacaagcaacaaataaacagaaaaacacaattttcaTCCTTCGGCTatgtgtttatcactagtaaacgtccaatccatttgaactggtagggtggcagcgaatgcatccctcccacttcaaatggattgaacgtctatggctgtcagtggcagccaatgccaggcaatttcgtaattttgggccatttaaggtcatttacctgttgattttcagttacttcctgttgattttggggtattttatgggtcacttcctgtttattttgagttaccgaacaggaaatgacctgggaatcacccaaatgaatacgcagtgactcaaactcaacaggaaatgacctataaatgtcctaaaatgaacagcaagtgacctgcaaatgccctaaaaatcggacagaatgactgaatgctctggtttccaatgaacgaacgttcccagtctaaatggactgggcgtcaagcaccatcaatgcagccttagagttaactgagacactattatggtggaagattttggtgcaatttgtttgttccttttttaaatttatttattttattttattttttttaaagacattgacacctttctaaaatgatatctcgattcttggcaggagcatatcgataacctattgGATTACAGAGTAttatgatatatcaccatttcgatattttgtcacacccttatTGAGTACAGCGAACCCCACATTTAATGAGGGATGGCTACTGAGCCCTGGCTCCAATAGTAAAAATCTGTGAGGTATAAAacctacagtaatttaaaaggtTAACTATCTTTAAATTCCACCAGAAAGTAACAGACTAATATTTGTATTGCTAAAGTGATACTTGATACCCATGTACAGGTTGTGCAAGCATATGTTTACTGACTCTCCTAACTTCATTGGGACAACAAGGTAAACTTAAATTATAGGTGTTCAAATAACCCTTTATATgatactcatttaactcattggctgccattgatggcactagaagtccaattcgctgccagcctcccagtcgaaatggataTGACTTTAGCATTGTCAGTGTAGAgtccagtggtctcaaaccggtcctcaaagggccgcagggggtactggatttcattccaaccaaacgagacaaataccttttcaccaatctggtttcttacaagtgtaatcagttgattgcaatcaggtgctgcttatgttagtagaaacctcattggttgaactgtttgtgctggatctgttggaacaaaaaccaggacccactgcggccctttgtggagtcggtttgagaccgctggtgTAGACTGATAGCTCTCTCCATTTCAATGGATGTctaccactgacaatgacagttaatgagttaaatacagcATTATGGGGGCTaaagtgtatttgtttttattcctaTTTTATTCATATTGTATTCATTAATaatgaatttattatttatttagtaaAATGATATAATTGAGATCTGGCGTTCACATACATGAATATCAAAAtatccatatacagtataaacaaAATACGATGTCCACGTATGTGAACGCAGTGTCTTACTGAGATttgttttaattaccaaaaCTGGTCACTTTATTGCCATTTAAAGCATTAGTAAAACATCCTCATGCACATATTTTCTCATCAGACAAAATAACTTTGAGATCATCTAACAAAACGAAGCAATGATAGAAATACTGTTATTGTCTAAAGATTGTATTTTACATCATTCTGTAGTTACTTTtcgagttttctttcttttttttttttttttaagaacataCTCTAAAATCATCTCAAAATTCGGAGGTGCTCAAAGCAAAATGGACAAATTTctaactagatttttttttactgggcATTCCCAGAAACAACCATGCAAATTTCAATCAGGCACATACAATCGCTAAACCATGGGTCTAACATGCCAACTATTCTTTCACCGTGTCGCATCATAAATGTCCCGTTATTTAGGGTATCTCCGTTTAATTACTAAAGTCTTCTTCATTAATCTGCGCAGAAATGACGCCAGTCAAtccattaatttaaaaactgtTAGGGACACTCGAAGGTAATATATGATGCTCTCATGTCATTGTAACGATGAGGTATGAGGGGGATAACTTTAGCTTAGCAGTCTGCTAAACAGGCAGCGAAAGTGCTTACACGGGATATTCCAAGCGTGTTTTTATAAACAAAAATGTGTCTAAAGTGGGGAATTAATCTGTTTTAAAAAACGTGCTCAACGTTTACAGCGCGCCTGAAGGATGCTAATTGAGTGACACGTCAGAAGACTGATTTGCATGTCTGATGCGACAGATTGCCTAATGCTTTCGGTCATGATTTTCATCTCATATGACGTTAAACGTCATGTGTTTGAAGTTGATAGCATCTTACCTGGTAGTTTGAGCGCACGGGACAAGGCTGCTGCCATTTCTCTTGGAGTAGATCTGCAGCCCAGTGGTGATGAGCTGCTGAACCATGAAGAGGGGAGCTATCCTTGGATCTGTGTATGCCCAGTTGCATTATGGGAGTTGGGGTTTCTCGCGGTCATGAAGAAAAATCGGGACTGCTCAGAATGGACgaatgccgccctctgctggtgataCCTCATTAACCAACAAGATGTACTGTCAGTTTCATGTGTCATCACGATTATGTGAAACTGTCGTAATTCAGTTCATTTGACCTGTTGCCAAGCAACAAGTCGACTTTACCACGTTTTTAACggtattttttgccatttgatATGTGTTGAATCAGTAAGCCCGGGCAGATAAATTTTAAGTATTCTGCTTAAGGTACATGGTTTATTTAACAGTGTAGGAGGTAGGGAAGATCCACGTCCCACAGAGCATCTCGCGAAGTAGGCAAGTCACTCAAACGGGCGGACCTTTCCCCTTTCAAAAATTCTTCTCGTATAATGCACGAGGACACGGGCGTCACCCCGCGTCGTTATTTTCCTTACTCATCAGTTTAAGGCATAACATTGCTCTCGCGAAgacgtatatatataaaaaatggcTATACTAGTTCAGTCGAGGTGGTGACTAAACGTAAATCTGGTCTACTGCATTAAATTGATGTGTTATCAAtatatttaatcacaaataaacataaaaaagacATTTCTATTCCATAATTAACTGATAGAAATATATGTTTATAGTTGAGCGCAAAGGTTCATGGGAAATAGGCGCCAAttcgaaaataaataaaacattttttttaaatcggtcATTACAATATATGGATATGTGTTTAAACTGCTATTACTTGTGATTCTATCGTAAAATACCGCTACGTAAAAGCGGTATGTAAAAACAAAGTGAATTCAATGTGAAATACTTTCTGAACCCACAGGGCGTCCGTAACATTGAATAACGAGCATGCGCAGTTTAATGTGGTTTTGCAAGATGGCGGACGTGTCTTTGGATGAAGTGATACGACAACGCGGAATAAACGTTATGGTACCGCCTAAACGGTAAAACGTCTGCTAATTTGCTACACAGCAATTTATTGTCTACTGCTTAAGATACTTTAATGGTAGTAAAACTGTTAACAGGAACCGAGCGTGTTTGATAGCCTGCTGGCTAATGGTGTACTCACTTATTCAGAGTCCCACTGTGGGTGTTTCTCGAGTACGAAATGCGGCTTAGCATTAGCTCGATGTAAGGCCATTGGCATTCGAAGTGTGTGCTCATTCAGTTTTAAAGCAAatagataatttttttttatcaggcaTATATGTTGGAAGTAGCGCTTGTTAAATCATACTTTTCATTTCGATAAGTGCAACCAATTAGGTTTTCTTGtgcttatgtatgtatgtatgtatgtgtgttgtTTTAGCAGACTGGCTAATTTTCAACCTACATTGCCTCGCTGAAATTTAGCATGTTTTATGTTCGCAATACAATGAGCATTTATTAACCCAATGTAACATGTTCCTTACGACGTATGTGTTTATAAAACGTgcgttcgattaatcgatttgaCTATTGAAAGTGGCAAGGCACGAACTACGTTGCAAAATCAACCTCGTTCGTGTCCCAAATTAGTATTGATAGTTTATGCGATGTGATACGCATAAGATGATCTTTAGTTTGTAAAAATCAGGTGAGGATGTTTTGGTGCTTGTTATGTAGTGAATAAACCCGAATTCACTTGACCAGAAATAATggtaaatcaataggaagtcaaTGAATGAAACCTGtactctggggggggggggaattatcCCAAATATCTTTCTTATGAATTGTGATAGAATGTAAAATTTGGTTTTAAccatatgaccagtgttgttaatcttacttttaaaaaagtaatttattagttacaaattacttctcccaaaagtaattccattagtaactcagttacctgaatgtaagagtaatttgttatttggcaaagtaactggtgataattttcatgtttttttttcctggggggaaaaaaacaaaacaaaaaacatagccctagcccaattttttaccctaaacttaactagacacaggggtattgcggattttGCgagaactagatagtaacctttgctatgtttggaagtcatttaatgttgtgaatctactgtttaaaaaaaaaaaaaaaaaaaggtcataaaatatatatattgccaCGGCCAACTGGTGAAAAAGCAAAGTTTGTTTTAATATACGACTGTGTTATCAATCCTGCACCACGTACATGGGCATTACGTTGCTAAATTACCTAATTAAATGTTATATTATTTACTCCAGAACTATGTTTGGACGGGGCGCAGGAGGGGTTGGGGTTGGCAAGACTTTTGATGCCCGTCAAAGGATTGGCATAAATGATGCTCGGCAACGACTTGGAGGTGGAACAGGTAAAAGTGCTTTTGCTTGACTACTTGCTTAACTCTATTGCTGTTATTGATTAAGAGAGATGTCCATTTGTTTGGCTATTTCATCCTTCTGCCTGAATTTAAATAAGTATTACCAATAGACATCCTATTAATTTACACTtaaagggttggcagcgaatgaacattaacttcatttgctgccaatccCTCAGAGTTTAAATGGCTTGGAAGTTtatcaccgtcagtggcagccagtgagttaataaaACTGAGTGGTATTTTGCTTTTTTCCGTTCTGCTATGAAAAGTGTTTTTCTGTGGgtcttatttttcatattgacaTCTTTGTATTGGGTCTCTTGTCAGGTTTTCCTGTGAAAGATGCCAGAGAAAAGCTGGTTCTGAAAGATGCTCGCTTTAAGATCCGTGGAAGGGGTGGAGCAGCAGCtggagcagcagcagcaggaggAGTCCAAGACGCTCGTCAGATGATAAACTCGCGTaaacagcagcagaatgtgttcACTGTGCCTGTTCAGACCACCCAAAAGACAGCAATGACACACCAACTGCAGAGCCACAGACTTGTGCCACAGATTAAGATCCAAGCTAACAACAACTTTGCAGGCGTCAACGCAAGGCTGTTTGCCCCAGCTTTGCAAGGACTGAGTGGGAGAGACGGCACGATGGGCCAACTTAACAAGAGAATGACAGATGCTCGTGATAGGCTGAGCCTTAAGAGGAGCTTGAGTAGTGGGCCGCAAAACCAGGCGTCCACTCTGTTGCCTCTAAAAATAACCAAAACCATCCAGGTGAGGCAAAGAGCCTTAATCCCAAATAGTGCTTTAACAAGCAAACCTGTACATTTAAATATCCACCGTCTTTTTCCAGCAACGCCCAGTTGGGGTTTTAGGAGGAATGAGTCTTCACTCACAGGTGAAACATTTTGTCATAGGATGTTCAGTAATTAGATTTTcattctttaattttcaatagtctcctatattttatttctgtactgtgtttttaaaaaaagcttttgtCTCCCGTAGCCTGTCTCAAATGATCACGACTGCACCCCAAGTAAACAAATCAAAATCACTACTCCAAACAATTTGCTACAATCACGGGTAAGCGTTTGTTGTCTTTCTTTGTATTCTTTTTGGAGCTCACGCATACTTAAATTTTTCCATTTTGATAATTGAACAGGATAGTCCAGCAAGCTCCCCATTTTCCATGTCAGCCCCAATAACCAAGGTCGTTAAAAATGATGCTTATTCAGCCCCTCGGCCTCCTGTTCCCGTTGCCCCCTCCCGGCCCACTTCTAGCACAGCAGCCCTTCGGCCTCCAGCCACAGCTTTGAAACCTGTCTCTAGGACTCTACAGCAGAGCTCAGTTCAGCCTAGCACAGCTACTCCTGTCCCTCAGGTAAACAGCTTTACAGCTCAGAATACTTTATATAGCAATATGTGGTTCCTCCAGCTTCCGGGTGTAAGTTCATTTACAGGGAACTATTAAAACTATATAAATGCTGTAATATGCATGCTGGTTTGGGACCAATAATGCAGTTTTTGCTTTCAAATTTTAAATGGGAAAGTCAACTTTCACATTTTATGTTCTCTTCTTTTTAGCCTGTTTTCAGCCCTTTGGAGGGAACAAAAATAACCGTGAATAACTTGCATCCGCGTGTCACAGAAGAAGACATAGTGGTGAGTAGAGGTGGAATCTTTGGGcaactaacgattcgattacggttacaattcagaggctccgattcgattataaatcgattattgatgctccCCCCTATAATACtctccattctgtatcagcagatttaaactacattcaattaattgaatgttgtgAATAGGGGTGCGCGAtattcattttttgaaaccgatatcgataactccctgctcctcaaggccgatactgaTACGATAACCAATAATATACATtagatataatttttaaaatgtatatcaatcagtcaatatcattgacgatgcctcccctgaacaatgagcactgatctaaaacagaaacccaacaggtattgtgctttgtcagcagataaaacatttggtgcaacaggcgAGGAGACTTGTCGTCTTGGtctatgaaacaactttcttaacctggcaattacagaacagcaagcctatcaataaccaaaaggcctctcaataacttctAAACGTAActctgtaaaatacaaacatttgctaattgcctagtaaggtttataactcagtgaagaaaaaatatgacCTTTAGAACAGTAACATGCCTttacatactggcaaaacaggagtggaaacaaatgcacatccaaatcccaatccgacaccaaaaatattattaataggcccgataacatatattgtttttggatttattgggatgacgtcataattcctattatcggaccgataattatcgtgcacctctagttgtgaatcaaccgttaaagttattaaaattgctgCCATTGTTCCATAAtttctaagggtgtaacggtaaatgtatttgtattgaaccgtttcggttcgggctcctcggttcggaacagagacataccgaacgagtttctgacataatgtaaagtgctgtcaaatttagcgcattaacgggcggtaattaattttttgaattaatcccgttaaagtatttgacgcatttaacgcaagcgcggaatgcccACTCATGCATCCCATAATCCCACCGTTAATTACGCcccacggacggctcgctaagtgcgtaacataaaacgagccacgcacacaagttgcaagtggacacaaatttattcacataaGTCGAACTctcaatgaacaaaatatacaaaatgcggaaggaGCTGGCTTCAgcataagcccaggccaaaacaacaaaatgaaactacacttgaaccccacccgccaagtaaaccctgatcgtaaaaaagaaaaaacaatacagccactaccctggcttctacactaaacaaaacgggttgaacgaaaatggcagtttacctctactgctgcggtgctcttatttacagtggtgaacaaaatcgatccaataacgaatgaacacaaaatacctccctgaaaaagcgggagtgtaacaaaatagcgatcaaatgcacaggtgaatgaatggcgagcaaacagctggcgaggaggttcgcggcacgtatgctgtcaaatgcgaactctgagtgttgactgtaaaatgacgagcggtaggatgacttttgttaacgctgcctttatttgtttaacaagactcaggcacaatacaacacacacgcgAGGATGCGagctcaaacaacggcctaatAGTACTACCTTGTAtcggtttagctgctgtaaagcaagtctcgttattgccgcaaatgtaaacaaagggctgcacaatggatacatgacagacagcggctagtttctgaagttggcacccttcctcggttggcccatcagcggcggctgcgtcgtctgcccgtccggcgtcaatcagagtacgtcacgttgggaagggaagcagccagctggcggacgcgacgatcagctgaccgACAGTctaaaaaaagataacaataaaacggccagggccgtcgcaccactcagaagtgcagtgagcagcgtgggtaacggttaaatgtagACATGGAAGAAACAGTCATAAAGTTAATATGAGAAATTTGAAACTGATCATTTTTGCAACtgcaattttgcacatcagatttttttttaaagaaaaagtcttaggtaatgttacttatttttattttgtttttcaaaatatctacatttcagaatatttcaatttttgagcagaattctagctatttacaggctaatgttcctattgttgaaagcacaaaagtgtgtaataaacaactagcacatttatattttgcattgtgttttcttactgtaccgaaaatgtaccaaaccgtgacctcaaaaccgaggtacgtaccgaactgagatttttgtgtaccgttacacccctaataattttccttctgtctactGTCGACGTGTCAAAGTTCtaaaactttttcatcatttaaagatagattcaagtcaagattttgcccattttggagtattttaga
Coding sequences within it:
- the poldip3 gene encoding polymerase delta-interacting protein 3, whose product is MRSLMWFCKMADVSLDEVIRQRGINVMVPPKRTMFGRGAGGVGVGKTFDARQRIGINDARQRLGGGTGFPVKDAREKLVLKDARFKIRGRGGAAAGAAAAGGVQDARQMINSRKQQQNVFTVPVQTTQKTAMTHQLQSHRLVPQIKIQANNNFAGVNARLFAPALQGLSGRDGTMGQLNKRMTDARDRLSLKRSLSSGPQNQASTLLPLKITKTIQQRPVGVLGGMSLHSQPVSNDHDCTPSKQIKITTPNNLLQSRDSPASSPFSMSAPITKVVKNDAYSAPRPPVPVAPSRPTSSTAALRPPATALKPVSRTLQQSSVQPSTATPVPQPVFSPLEGTKITVNNLHPRVTEEDIVELFCVCGALKRARLVKVGVAEVVFVRKDDAVSAYRKYNNRCLDGQPMKCNIHIQGNVITSDQPILLRLSDTPGASSGAKKDGLPPSLSRSASQRTSQPTAEVDPQTILKALFKSTAQSSTTTEPSSSQATAFRIKI